One part of the Cottoperca gobio chromosome 14, fCotGob3.1, whole genome shotgun sequence genome encodes these proteins:
- the LOC115018848 gene encoding tripartite motif-containing protein 16-like, whose translation MAQQVILDREQLSCSICLGLLKDPVTIPCGHSYCMSCITDCWDEENEKKTHSCPQCRQSFTPRPVLVKNTMMAELVEKLKKVELQAASPDLTYAGPGDVACDFCSGMKLKAFKSCLVCMASYCEQHLQPHYDVAPLKKHKLVEATSKLQENICSRHDEVMKIFCRTDQQCICYLCSMDDHKGHDTVSAAAERAERQKELGVSRGKVQQRVQDREKDVKVLQQRVEAINHSADEAVRDSEKIFTELIHLIKKRSSEVKQEIRSQQKTQVSQAEEFEEKLQQEITELRRKDTELQQLSHTEDHLHFLNNYPSLSRVSESKDLPSIDICPLRSFEDVTAAVSEARDKLQAVLSEEWRHISLAVTEVDVLMPQAEPRTRAEFMKYSPQITLDPNTAHRCLSLSDRNRKVTLMAVKQLYSDHPDRFDQWRQILSREGLTGRCYWEVKWSGEVCIAVANKDIRRKGNTEECLFGYNDKSWSLECDSGSYNFKHNIISTSISGLRSFRVGIYLDHRAGTLSFYNVSETMTLLHRVQTTFTQPLFPGFWLPLSSGGTAELCELTGV comes from the coding sequence ATGGCGCAGCAAGTGATTCTGGATCGAGAACAACTGAGCTGTTCAATCTGTCTGGGTCTTCTAAAGGATCCGGTGACTATTCCCTGTGGGCACAGCTACTGCATGAGCTGTATTACAGACTGCTGGGATGaagagaatgagaagaaaacccacagctgccctcagtgcaggcagagcttcacaccgaggcctgtcctggtGAAAAATACAATGATGGCAGAGTTAGTGGAGAAACTGAAGAAAGTAGAACTTCAAGCCGCTTCACCTGATCTTACATATGCAGGACCTGGAGATGTGGCCTGTGATTTCTGCTCTGGAATGAAACTGAAAGCTTTCAAGTCCTGTCTGGTGTGTatggcctcttactgtgagcAACACCTGCAGCCTCACTATGATGTAgctccattaaagaaacacaagctggttgAAGCCACCTCAAAGCTTCAGGAGAACATCTGCTCTCGTCATGACGAGGTAATGAAGATTTTCTGCCGCACTGATCAGCAGTGCATTTGTTATCTTTGCTCCATGGATGATCATAAAGGCCATGACACAGTCTccgctgcagcagagagggctGAGAGGCAGAAGGAGCTTGGGGTGAGCCGGGGAaaagtccaacagagagtccaggacagagaaaaggacGTCAAGGTGCTTCAACAGAGGGTGGAGGCTATCAATCATTCTGCTGATGAAGCAGTGAGGGACAGTGAGAAGATCTTCACTGAGTTGATCCATCTCATtaagaaaagaagctctgaagtGAAGCAGGAGATCAGATCCCAGCAGAAAACTCAAGTGAGTCAAGCTGAAGAGtttgaggagaagctgcagcaggagatcactgagctgcgGAGGAAAGACACTGAGCTTCAGCAGctttcacacacagaggatcacTTGCATTTCCTAAACAACTACCCCTCGCTGTCACGTGTGAGTGAGTCTAAAGACTTACCCAGCATTGATATCTGTCCTCTGCGCTCTTTTGAGGATGTGACCGCGGCGGTGTCAGAGGCCAGAGATAAACTGCAGGCTGTTCTGAGTGAGGAGTGGAGACACATCTCACTTGCAGtgactgaagtggatgttttaatGCCTCAAGCAGAGCCCAGAACCAGAGCAGAATTTATGAAATATTCTCCTCAaatcacactggatccaaataCAGCACACAGGTGTTTGTCATTGAGTGACAGGAACAGAAAAGTAACATTAATGGCAGTAAAACAGTTATATTCAGATCACCCAGACAGATTTGATCAATGGCGGCAGATTCTGAGTAGAGAGGGTCTGACTGGACGTTGTTACTGGGAGGTGAAGTGGAGCGGGGAGGTTTGTATAGCAGTTGCAAATAAGGATATTAGAAGAAAAGGGAACACAGAAGAATGTTTATTTGGATATAATGACAAATCTTGGTCATTAGAATGTGACAGTGGCAGTTATAACttcaaacataacattattTCTACTTCCATCTCAGGGCTTCGGTCCTTCAGAGTAGGAATTTACCTGGATCACAGGGCAGggactctctctttctacaaCGTCTCTGAAACCAtgactctcctccacagagtccAGACCACGTTCACTCAGCCTCTCTTTCCTGGATTCTGGCTTCCATTATCATCTGGAGGCACTGCTGAGTTGTGTGAGCTCACAGGAGTTTAA